Proteins encoded within one genomic window of Diceros bicornis minor isolate mBicDic1 chromosome X, mDicBic1.mat.cur, whole genome shotgun sequence:
- the PPP4R3C gene encoding protein PPP4R3C produces MADKKHHVKVYVLNQEQQWDDIGTGYISCTYVEQLQGEALVIRSESDDSLILESKINPDEPFQKQQGTLIVWTDSDNRDMALSFQDETSCQEIWEDICRVRGKDPTAEIAQAIFGEPEEEQSEEVLEPGCVIDLPNCELNTLEQIAELVTSVLTSPILKESLALLLENDDYIKKLLLLFRICENLRDTEGLHHLHEIIKGILFLNKTSLLEVLFSEECIMDVVGCLEYDPALAQPQRHREFLTQHVRFKEVVPIADSELRRKIHQTYRAQYVYDILLPVPSVFEENVLSALTAFIFFNKVEIVNMLQEDDEFLSVVFAQLRDKNTDDDKRRELVLFFKEFCSFSQTLQPESRDVLFKTLAELGILPALKVVMSLGDWQIRSVATDIFAYLVEYNASMIREFMMKEAQQSEEGDLFINLIVGQVISDPDPELGGAVDLMELFRALVDPDDMLGSPNKCEKSEFLSFFYKHCMNNIVAPLLATTSEYICEENNIAGSDKSNTLCAVRFMRRMVGLKDEFYIRYIIKGNLFEPVVNALLGKGSRYNMLNSAVIELFEYIRVENIKPLVAHVVEKFYKVFEPIEYVKTFKGLKMEYEEEKKKQSQIQKNLRALLYSKIFHRSAEVLEVKEEMGFKENIEEGEADMPPLEDDFQDPCDKFVETTKPKESEDKVDLPKRTASGEFKFTSSHSAGAGDGASGPSSSRVIALVDYPDDEEDEEEEASLGKRPRHSS; encoded by the exons ATGGCTGACAAAAAGCACCATGTAAAAGTCTATGTCCTGAATCAAGAGCAACAATGGGACGATATAGGCACCGGCTACATCTCGTGCACTTACGTGGAGCAGCTCCAGGGCGAGGCCCTGGTCATTCGATCGGAGTCGGACGACTCACTGATCTTGGAATCAAAGATAAATCCAGACGAGCCTTTTCAGAAACAACAAGGGACTTTAATTGTTTGGACTGACTCTGACAACCGTGATATGGCGTTAAGTTTCCAGGATGAAACAAGTTGTCAGGAGATCTGGGAAGACATTTGCCGGGTTCGAGGTAAAGACCCAACTGCCGAAATCGCACAGGCCATCTTTGGAGAACCAGAAGAAGAACAGTCTGAGGAGGTGTTGGAACCCGGTTGTGTCATCGACCTGCCGAACTGTGAGCTCAATACACTTGAACAGATTGCGGAGCTAGTTACCTCGGTTCTCACCTCGCCTATTCTTAAGGAAAGTCTGGCTCTGCTCTTGGAAAATGACGACTATATTAAAAAGCTACTGCTGCTGTTCCGCATTTGTGAGAACCTGCGGGATACTGAAGGCTTACACCATTTGCATGAAATTATTAAAGGCATCTTATTCCTCAACAAGACATCTCTGTTGGAGGTCCTGTTTTCTGAAGAGTGTATCATGGATGTGGTGGGATGCCTTGAATACGACCCTGCTTTGGCTCAGCCGCAAAGGCATAGAGAATTCTTGACCCAGCATGTAAGGTTCAAGGAAGTTGTGCCAATAGCTGACTCTGAACTTAGGCGAAAAATACATCAGACGTACAGGGCACAGTACGTTTACGACATCCTTTTGCCTGTGCCATCTGTCTTTGAAGAGAATGTGCTTTCTGCTCTTacagcttttattttcttcaacaaGGTTGAGATAGTCAACATGCTGCAGGAAGATGACGAGTTTTTGTCTGTAGTTTTTGCACAGTTAAGGGATAAGAATACAGATGATGACAAACGGCGTGAGTTGGtattgtttttcaaggaattctgttcattttctcagACTTTACAACCTGAAAGCAGAGATGTGCTGTTCAAAACACTGGCAGAATTGGGAATTCTTCCTGCTCTTAAAGTTGTAATGAGCCTCGGTGACTGGCAAATAAGGTCAGTTGCTACTGATATATTTGCTTATCTAGTAGAGTACAATGCATCCATGATAAGAGAATTTATGATGAAAgaagcccagcagagtgaagaagGTGACCTTTTCATTAATTTGATCGTTGGACAAGTGATCTCTGATCCTGATCCTGAGCTAGGAGGTGCTGTTGATTTAATGGAACTTTTTCGTGCCCTGGTTGATCCAGATGACATGCTGGGGTCAcctaataaatgtgaaaaaagtGAGTTTCTAAGTTTCTTCTATAAACATTGCATGAATAACATTGTAGCACCACTTTTGGCCACCACTTCAGAATATATATGTGAAGAAAATAATATAGCTGGATCTGACAAAAGCAAC ACCCTGTGTGCTGTTCGCTTTATGAGAAGGATGGTTGGCCTTAAAGATGAATTTTATATTCGTTACATCATCAAGGGAAATCTTTTTGAGCCAGTTGTAAATGCTCTTCTGGGTAAGGGAAGTCGGTACAATATGTTGAATTCAGCTGTTATTGAGCTGTTCGAATACATAAGAGTGGAAAATATCAAGCCTCTTGTTGCACATGTAGTTGAAAAGTTTTATAAGGTATTTGAACCGATTGAATACGTTAAGACGTTCAAAGGATTGAAGATGGAatatgaagaagagaaaaaaaaacagagtcaAATACAGAAGAATTTGCGTGCTTTGCTCTATAGTAAAATATTTCACAGAAGTGCCGAAGTCTTGGAGGTGAAGGAAGAAATgggttttaaagaaaatatagaggaagGAGAAGCAGATATGCCACCATTGGAAGATGATTTTCAAGATCCTTGTGATAAATTTGTGGAGACGACAAAACCGAAAGAAAGTGAAGACAAGGTGGATCTTCCTAAAAGAACAGCTTCTGGCGAGTTCAAGTTCACTTCATCCCATTCTGCCGGTGCTGGCGATGGAGCAAGCGGCCCAAGCAGTAGTAGGGTGATTGCCTTAGTGGATTATCCAGATGATgaagaagatgaggaggaggaagcatcCCTCGGGAAAAGACCACGTCATAGCTCGTAA